In Vigna radiata var. radiata cultivar VC1973A unplaced genomic scaffold, Vradiata_ver6 scaffold_283, whole genome shotgun sequence, one genomic interval encodes:
- the LOC106779456 gene encoding protein FAR1-RELATED SEQUENCE 5-like has protein sequence MAFSLGFVVIIVRSDKATDDRGRKTFVKLGCEKGGKYRKYKVDAVPSVYGTHKCECPFRLKGRPCLEEDGWVLNVMCGHHNHELAETLVGHPYAGRLNMSEKSLLVDMTKSKVTPRNILLTLKQNNDRNVTTIKQIYNARQAYKRSIRGSRTELQQLMMLLDRDKYSYWSRCADDSNVITDLFWTHPDAVKLLNSFNVMMDSTYKTNRYRLPLLEIVGMTCTGLTFSATFAFLSTEKQSNFTWALEKLKDLFITSEGGPKVIVTDRDLALMNVIANVFPESTSIKMF, from the coding sequence ATGGCTTTCAGTTTAGGATTTGTTGTGATAATAGTAAGATCTGATAAAGCTACCGATGATCGTGGAAGAAAAACGTTCGTCAAACTTGGATGTGAAAAAGGAGGGAAATATCGGAAATACAAAGTCGATGCGGTGCCCAGTGTATACGGTACTCATAAATGTGAGTGTCCGTTTAGATTAAAAGGTAGACCATGTTTAGAAGAGGATGGATGGGTATTGAATGTTATGTGTGGACATCACAACCATGAGTTGGCTGAAACTTTAGTCGGGCACCCTTATGCTGGCAGGTTAAATATGAGTGAGAAATCATTACTGGTTGATATGACAAAGAGTAAAGTTACAcctagaaatattttattaaccctcaaacaaaataatgatcGAAATGTCACAACCATTAAACAAATCTACAACGCAAGGCAAGCGTATAAGCGATCAATTAGAGGGTCAAGAACTGAACTACAACAGCTTATGATGTTGTTGGACCGGGATAAGTACAGTTATTGGAGTAGGTGTGCCGACGATTCAAATGTTATTACTGACCTGTTTTGGACACATCCTGATGCGGTGAAATTGTTGAACTCATTTAATGTTATGATGGATTccacatataaaacaaacaGATATAGACTTCCGTTGCTTGAAATTGTGGGCATGACGTGTACAGGTTTAACCTTCTCAGCAACATTTGcttttttgtctactgaaaaaCAGAGTAATTTCACATGGGCTTTGGAAAAGCTGaaagatttatttataacatcTGAGGGTGGTCCTAAAGTCATTGTCACTGATCGAGACTTGGCCTTGATGAATGTCATTGCAAATGTATTCCCTGAGTCCACATCCATAAAAATGTTTTAG
- the LOC106779472 gene encoding probable leucine-rich repeat receptor-like serine/threonine-protein kinase At3g14840 isoform X1 produces the protein MRSHCFFFFFIASFCFASFASGATLAQDEVEALRDIGKTLGKDWDFNVDPCSGESNWSTDGKNNVTCSCDGANGTVCHVTRIFLKEQNLPGTLPRNLFKLPYLQEIDLTRNYLNGTIPKEWGSTKLVTISLLGNRLTGEIPTEITNISTLLDLNLEANQFSGILPLELGNLTQIQRLLINSNKFTGELPISLARLSKLQDFRIGDNQFSGKIPDFIHQNLTNLGILSIVGSGLSGPIPSEISHLQNLTDLRITDLRGSETSTFPPVDKMKLEILILRNCNIVGHLPEYLGTMTIKDNLDLSFNKLTGPIPDTYETIARKTTYIYLTGNLLNGSLPSWIERAKSIIDISYNNLNITSQESATCNKEKRNLFANSITNGSGQDACLEGYTCSQLSYNLRINCGGKEVLVNKSTYDDDVADGGDVRFLWNRNRNWAVSTTGNYMNNNNETGTHLVSNKSVLSIENVDLYMTARASPISLTYYGFCLQNGNYTIILHFAEIVFTDDQTFSSLGRRLFDIYIQGELVQEGFNIAEEAGGNRKAITKKFTAVVSSKTLEIRLNWAGKGTTALPQRSVYGPLISAITVNSDNPPPMPNSISVGVVVGIVVAVVVVIILVFGIFWWKCCLRKKSSLEIELRGLELRTGVFTLRQIKVATNNFAEENKIGEGGFGPVYKGCLSDGTLIAVKLLSSKSRQGNREFLNEIGMISALQHPHLVKLYGCCVEGDHLLLVYEYMENNSLARALFGPEEQQIRLDWTTRYKICIGIARGLAYLHEESRLKVVHRDIKTTNVLLDKDLNPKISDFGLAKLDEEDNTHISTRIAGTYGYMAPEYAMHGYLTDKADVYSFGIVVLEIINGRNNIIHRQNEESFSILDWAHMLKEKGDLMELVDRRLGSNFKKEEVLVTIKVALLCTQVTTTLRPTMSSVVSILEGKSVVDEVVTEASEVLDEKRMEAMRKYYSELSIEVPWTASSTSASDLYPTHLDSSFLEKRNYL, from the exons ATGAGAAGccattgtttcttcttcttctttattgcTTCTTTTTGCTTTGCCTCCTTTGCTTCTGGAGCCACTCTGGCTCAAGATGAAG TGGAAGCTCTGAGAGATATAGGTAAGACACTTGGGAAGGATTGGGATTTCAACGTAGATCCATGCAGTGGAGAAAGCAATTGGTCAACGGATGGTAAAAATAATGTCACATGCAGCTGTGACGGTGCCAACGGAACCGTCTGCCATGTCACCCGCAT ATTTTTGAAAGAACAAAATCTTCCGGGTACGCTCCCGCGGAATCTATTCAAGTTGCCCTACCTTCAAGAAAT TGACCTTACTCGCAACTACCTGAATGGCACAATTCCTAAAGAATGGGGCTCCACAAAACTTGTCACTAT TTCCCTCCTTGGAAATCGATTGACAGGTGAAATACCAACCGAGATAACAAATATATCCACTCTTCTAGATTT GAACTTGGAAGCCAATCAATTTTCTGGAATTCTTCCTCTTGAGCTTGGTAATTTAACCCAAATTCAAAGATT GTTAATTAACTCCAATAAATTTACTGGAGAACTACCAATCTCACTGGCCAGACTCTCTAAATTGCAAGATTT TCGAATAGGGGACAATCAATTTTCTGGGAAGATACCTGACTTTATTCATCAAAATTTGACAAATCTAGGGATATT GAGCATTGTAGGGAGTGGATTAAGTGGGCCAATTCCTTCTGAAATCTCACATCTGCAAAACTTAACTGACTT GAGAATTACTGATCTAAGAGGATCTGAAACTTCAACTTTTCCTCCtgttgataaaatgaaattagagaTCTT GATTCTCAGAAATTGTAACATCGTTGGACATTTACCAGAATATCTTGGGACCATGACAATAAAGGACAACTT agACCTCAGCTTTAACAAGTTGACTGGACCAATTCCGGATACCTATGAGACCATAGCAAGAAAAACGACATACAT TTATTTAACTGGAAATCTTCTAAATGGATCACTGCCTTCATGGATAGAGCGTGCCAAGTCAATAAT AGATATTTCATATAACAACTTAAACATCACAAGCCAAGAGAGTGCGActtgtaataaagaaaaaag GAACTTATTTGCTAACTCCATCACGAATGGCTC AGGACAAGATGCTTGTTTGGAAGGTTATACATGTTCACAAC TGTCATACAATCTTCGTATAAACTGTGGTGGAAAGGAGGTCTTAGTCAATAAAAGCACATATGATGATGATGTAGCTGATGGAGGTGACGTGAGATTTCTttggaatagaaacagaaattgGGCAGTTAGCACTACTGGTAACTATATGAATAATAACAACGAAACGGGAACTCATTTAGTCTCAAACAAATCCGTGCTTTCTATAGAGAATGTTGACCTATACATGACTGCACGAGCTTCTCCCATTTCATTGACTTATTATGGATTTTGCTTGCAAAATGGAAACTACACAATAATTCTGCATTTTGCTGAAATTGTGTTCACTGATGATCAAACATTTAGCAGCTTGGGAAGACGACTATTTGACATCTACATTCAG GGAGAACTAGTGCAGGAGGGCTTCAATATTGCAGAAGAAGCAGGTGGAAATCGTAAGGCAATCACAAAAAAATTTACAGCTGTTGTGAGCAGTAAAACCTTGGAGATACGATTGAATTGGGCTGGAAAAGGGACAACTGCACTCCCACAAAGATCAGTATATGGTCCTCTTATATCAGCTATAACTGTGAACTCAG ATAATCCACCTCCCATGCCCAATAGCATATCAGTAGGTGTTGTGGTTGGAATTGTGGTTGCAGTGGTAGTTGTTATCATCCTTGTGTTTGGTATATTTTGGTGGAAATGCTGCTTAAGGAAGAAAAGTTCCTTAGAAATCG AGCTAAGAGGTTTGGAGCTACGAACAGGTGTATTCACTTTAAGACAGATAAAAGTAGCAACAAACAACTTTGCTGAGGAGAATAAGATTGGAGAAGGAGGATTTGGTCCTGTGTACAAG GGATGTCTATCAGATGGGACATTAATAGCAGTAAAACTACTCTCTTCTAAATCAAGACAAGGGAATCGAGAGTTCTTAAATGAGATAGGAATGATTTCTGCTTTGCAGCATCCTCATCTTGTTAAACTATATGGATGTTGTGTGGAGGGAGATCACCTATTGTTGGTATATGAGTATATGGAAAACAATAGTCTTGCTCGTGCTTTATTTG GACCTGAAGAACAGCAAATAAGACTGGATTGGACAACAAGATACAAGATTTGCATTGGTATTGCTAGAGGTTTGGCATACCTCCACGAAGAATCAAGATTGAAGGTTGTTCATAGAGACATCAAGACCACTAATGTGTTGCTTGATAAAGATCTCAACCCAAAGATATCAGACTTTGGTTTGGCCAAACTCGATGAGGAAGATAATACTCATATTAGCACCCGAATAGCTGGAACATA TGGATATATGGCTCCAGAATATGCCATGCATGGTTACTTGACCGATAAAGCAGATGTCTATAGCTTTGGAATTGTTGTCTTGGAAATTATAAATGGAAGGAACAATATCATTCATCGACAAAACGAAGAATCATTCTCAATTCTTGATTgg GCACATATGTTGAAAGAGAAAGGTGATCTAATGGAGCTGGTGGATAGGAGATTGGGTTCAAACTTCAAGAAAGAGGAGGTATTGGTGACTATAAAAGTGGCTTTGTTATGCACTCAGGTGACTACAACACTTAGGCCAACAATGTCATCAGTAGTAAGCATATTGGAAGGTAAAAGTGTTGTTGATGAAGTTGTTACAGAAGCAAGTGAGGTGTTGGATGAGAAAAGGATGGAGGCAATGAGAAAATATTACAGTGAGCTAAGTATAGAAGTGCCATGGACTGCTTCATCTACTTCTGCATCAGATCTTTATCCAACACATCTTGATTCATCTTTTTTGGAGAAGAGAAATTATCTCTAA
- the LOC106779472 gene encoding probable leucine-rich repeat receptor-like serine/threonine-protein kinase At3g14840 isoform X3, with translation MRSHCFFFFFIASFCFASFASGATLAQDEVEALRDIGKTLGKDWDFNVDPCSGESNWSTDGKNNVTCSCDGANGTVCHVTRIFLKEQNLPGTLPRNLFKLPYLQEIDLTRNYLNGTIPKEWGSTKLVTISLLGNRLTGEIPTEITNISTLLDLNLEANQFSGILPLELGNLTQIQRLLINSNKFTGELPISLARLSKLQDFRIGDNQFSGKIPDFIHQNLTNLGILSIVGSGLSGPIPSEISHLQNLTDLRITDLRGSETSTFPPVDKMKLEILILRNCNIVGHLPEYLGTMTIKDNLDLSFNKLTGPIPDTYETIARKTTYIYLTGNLLNGSLPSWIERAKSIIDISYNNLNITSQESATCNKEKRNLFANSITNGSGQDACLEGYTCSQLSYNLRINCGGKEVLVNKSTYDDDVADGGDVRFLWNRNRNWAVSTTGNYMNNNNETGTHLVSNKSVLSIENVDLYMTARASPISLTYYGFCLQNGNYTIILHFAEIVFTDDQTFSSLGRRLFDIYIQGELVQEGFNIAEEAGGNRKAITKKFTAVVSSKTLEIRLNWAGKGTTALPQRSVYGPLISAITVNSELRGLELRTGVFTLRQIKVATNNFAEENKIGEGGFGPVYKGCLSDGTLIAVKLLSSKSRQGNREFLNEIGMISALQHPHLVKLYGCCVEGDHLLLVYEYMENNSLARALFGPEEQQIRLDWTTRYKICIGIARGLAYLHEESRLKVVHRDIKTTNVLLDKDLNPKISDFGLAKLDEEDNTHISTRIAGTYGYMAPEYAMHGYLTDKADVYSFGIVVLEIINGRNNIIHRQNEESFSILDWAHMLKEKGDLMELVDRRLGSNFKKEEVLVTIKVALLCTQVTTTLRPTMSSVVSILEGKSVVDEVVTEASEVLDEKRMEAMRKYYSELSIEVPWTASSTSASDLYPTHLDSSFLEKRNYL, from the exons ATGAGAAGccattgtttcttcttcttctttattgcTTCTTTTTGCTTTGCCTCCTTTGCTTCTGGAGCCACTCTGGCTCAAGATGAAG TGGAAGCTCTGAGAGATATAGGTAAGACACTTGGGAAGGATTGGGATTTCAACGTAGATCCATGCAGTGGAGAAAGCAATTGGTCAACGGATGGTAAAAATAATGTCACATGCAGCTGTGACGGTGCCAACGGAACCGTCTGCCATGTCACCCGCAT ATTTTTGAAAGAACAAAATCTTCCGGGTACGCTCCCGCGGAATCTATTCAAGTTGCCCTACCTTCAAGAAAT TGACCTTACTCGCAACTACCTGAATGGCACAATTCCTAAAGAATGGGGCTCCACAAAACTTGTCACTAT TTCCCTCCTTGGAAATCGATTGACAGGTGAAATACCAACCGAGATAACAAATATATCCACTCTTCTAGATTT GAACTTGGAAGCCAATCAATTTTCTGGAATTCTTCCTCTTGAGCTTGGTAATTTAACCCAAATTCAAAGATT GTTAATTAACTCCAATAAATTTACTGGAGAACTACCAATCTCACTGGCCAGACTCTCTAAATTGCAAGATTT TCGAATAGGGGACAATCAATTTTCTGGGAAGATACCTGACTTTATTCATCAAAATTTGACAAATCTAGGGATATT GAGCATTGTAGGGAGTGGATTAAGTGGGCCAATTCCTTCTGAAATCTCACATCTGCAAAACTTAACTGACTT GAGAATTACTGATCTAAGAGGATCTGAAACTTCAACTTTTCCTCCtgttgataaaatgaaattagagaTCTT GATTCTCAGAAATTGTAACATCGTTGGACATTTACCAGAATATCTTGGGACCATGACAATAAAGGACAACTT agACCTCAGCTTTAACAAGTTGACTGGACCAATTCCGGATACCTATGAGACCATAGCAAGAAAAACGACATACAT TTATTTAACTGGAAATCTTCTAAATGGATCACTGCCTTCATGGATAGAGCGTGCCAAGTCAATAAT AGATATTTCATATAACAACTTAAACATCACAAGCCAAGAGAGTGCGActtgtaataaagaaaaaag GAACTTATTTGCTAACTCCATCACGAATGGCTC AGGACAAGATGCTTGTTTGGAAGGTTATACATGTTCACAAC TGTCATACAATCTTCGTATAAACTGTGGTGGAAAGGAGGTCTTAGTCAATAAAAGCACATATGATGATGATGTAGCTGATGGAGGTGACGTGAGATTTCTttggaatagaaacagaaattgGGCAGTTAGCACTACTGGTAACTATATGAATAATAACAACGAAACGGGAACTCATTTAGTCTCAAACAAATCCGTGCTTTCTATAGAGAATGTTGACCTATACATGACTGCACGAGCTTCTCCCATTTCATTGACTTATTATGGATTTTGCTTGCAAAATGGAAACTACACAATAATTCTGCATTTTGCTGAAATTGTGTTCACTGATGATCAAACATTTAGCAGCTTGGGAAGACGACTATTTGACATCTACATTCAG GGAGAACTAGTGCAGGAGGGCTTCAATATTGCAGAAGAAGCAGGTGGAAATCGTAAGGCAATCACAAAAAAATTTACAGCTGTTGTGAGCAGTAAAACCTTGGAGATACGATTGAATTGGGCTGGAAAAGGGACAACTGCACTCCCACAAAGATCAGTATATGGTCCTCTTATATCAGCTATAACTGTGAACTCAG AGCTAAGAGGTTTGGAGCTACGAACAGGTGTATTCACTTTAAGACAGATAAAAGTAGCAACAAACAACTTTGCTGAGGAGAATAAGATTGGAGAAGGAGGATTTGGTCCTGTGTACAAG GGATGTCTATCAGATGGGACATTAATAGCAGTAAAACTACTCTCTTCTAAATCAAGACAAGGGAATCGAGAGTTCTTAAATGAGATAGGAATGATTTCTGCTTTGCAGCATCCTCATCTTGTTAAACTATATGGATGTTGTGTGGAGGGAGATCACCTATTGTTGGTATATGAGTATATGGAAAACAATAGTCTTGCTCGTGCTTTATTTG GACCTGAAGAACAGCAAATAAGACTGGATTGGACAACAAGATACAAGATTTGCATTGGTATTGCTAGAGGTTTGGCATACCTCCACGAAGAATCAAGATTGAAGGTTGTTCATAGAGACATCAAGACCACTAATGTGTTGCTTGATAAAGATCTCAACCCAAAGATATCAGACTTTGGTTTGGCCAAACTCGATGAGGAAGATAATACTCATATTAGCACCCGAATAGCTGGAACATA TGGATATATGGCTCCAGAATATGCCATGCATGGTTACTTGACCGATAAAGCAGATGTCTATAGCTTTGGAATTGTTGTCTTGGAAATTATAAATGGAAGGAACAATATCATTCATCGACAAAACGAAGAATCATTCTCAATTCTTGATTgg GCACATATGTTGAAAGAGAAAGGTGATCTAATGGAGCTGGTGGATAGGAGATTGGGTTCAAACTTCAAGAAAGAGGAGGTATTGGTGACTATAAAAGTGGCTTTGTTATGCACTCAGGTGACTACAACACTTAGGCCAACAATGTCATCAGTAGTAAGCATATTGGAAGGTAAAAGTGTTGTTGATGAAGTTGTTACAGAAGCAAGTGAGGTGTTGGATGAGAAAAGGATGGAGGCAATGAGAAAATATTACAGTGAGCTAAGTATAGAAGTGCCATGGACTGCTTCATCTACTTCTGCATCAGATCTTTATCCAACACATCTTGATTCATCTTTTTTGGAGAAGAGAAATTATCTCTAA
- the LOC106779472 gene encoding probable leucine-rich repeat receptor-like serine/threonine-protein kinase At3g14840 isoform X2: MRSHCFFFFFIASFCFASFASGATLAQDEVEALRDIGKTLGKDWDFNVDPCSGESNWSTDGKNNVTCSCDGANGTVCHVTRIDLTRNYLNGTIPKEWGSTKLVTISLLGNRLTGEIPTEITNISTLLDLNLEANQFSGILPLELGNLTQIQRLLINSNKFTGELPISLARLSKLQDFRIGDNQFSGKIPDFIHQNLTNLGILSIVGSGLSGPIPSEISHLQNLTDLRITDLRGSETSTFPPVDKMKLEILILRNCNIVGHLPEYLGTMTIKDNLDLSFNKLTGPIPDTYETIARKTTYIYLTGNLLNGSLPSWIERAKSIIDISYNNLNITSQESATCNKEKRNLFANSITNGSGQDACLEGYTCSQLSYNLRINCGGKEVLVNKSTYDDDVADGGDVRFLWNRNRNWAVSTTGNYMNNNNETGTHLVSNKSVLSIENVDLYMTARASPISLTYYGFCLQNGNYTIILHFAEIVFTDDQTFSSLGRRLFDIYIQGELVQEGFNIAEEAGGNRKAITKKFTAVVSSKTLEIRLNWAGKGTTALPQRSVYGPLISAITVNSDNPPPMPNSISVGVVVGIVVAVVVVIILVFGIFWWKCCLRKKSSLEIELRGLELRTGVFTLRQIKVATNNFAEENKIGEGGFGPVYKGCLSDGTLIAVKLLSSKSRQGNREFLNEIGMISALQHPHLVKLYGCCVEGDHLLLVYEYMENNSLARALFGPEEQQIRLDWTTRYKICIGIARGLAYLHEESRLKVVHRDIKTTNVLLDKDLNPKISDFGLAKLDEEDNTHISTRIAGTYGYMAPEYAMHGYLTDKADVYSFGIVVLEIINGRNNIIHRQNEESFSILDWAHMLKEKGDLMELVDRRLGSNFKKEEVLVTIKVALLCTQVTTTLRPTMSSVVSILEGKSVVDEVVTEASEVLDEKRMEAMRKYYSELSIEVPWTASSTSASDLYPTHLDSSFLEKRNYL; encoded by the exons ATGAGAAGccattgtttcttcttcttctttattgcTTCTTTTTGCTTTGCCTCCTTTGCTTCTGGAGCCACTCTGGCTCAAGATGAAG TGGAAGCTCTGAGAGATATAGGTAAGACACTTGGGAAGGATTGGGATTTCAACGTAGATCCATGCAGTGGAGAAAGCAATTGGTCAACGGATGGTAAAAATAATGTCACATGCAGCTGTGACGGTGCCAACGGAACCGTCTGCCATGTCACCCGCAT TGACCTTACTCGCAACTACCTGAATGGCACAATTCCTAAAGAATGGGGCTCCACAAAACTTGTCACTAT TTCCCTCCTTGGAAATCGATTGACAGGTGAAATACCAACCGAGATAACAAATATATCCACTCTTCTAGATTT GAACTTGGAAGCCAATCAATTTTCTGGAATTCTTCCTCTTGAGCTTGGTAATTTAACCCAAATTCAAAGATT GTTAATTAACTCCAATAAATTTACTGGAGAACTACCAATCTCACTGGCCAGACTCTCTAAATTGCAAGATTT TCGAATAGGGGACAATCAATTTTCTGGGAAGATACCTGACTTTATTCATCAAAATTTGACAAATCTAGGGATATT GAGCATTGTAGGGAGTGGATTAAGTGGGCCAATTCCTTCTGAAATCTCACATCTGCAAAACTTAACTGACTT GAGAATTACTGATCTAAGAGGATCTGAAACTTCAACTTTTCCTCCtgttgataaaatgaaattagagaTCTT GATTCTCAGAAATTGTAACATCGTTGGACATTTACCAGAATATCTTGGGACCATGACAATAAAGGACAACTT agACCTCAGCTTTAACAAGTTGACTGGACCAATTCCGGATACCTATGAGACCATAGCAAGAAAAACGACATACAT TTATTTAACTGGAAATCTTCTAAATGGATCACTGCCTTCATGGATAGAGCGTGCCAAGTCAATAAT AGATATTTCATATAACAACTTAAACATCACAAGCCAAGAGAGTGCGActtgtaataaagaaaaaag GAACTTATTTGCTAACTCCATCACGAATGGCTC AGGACAAGATGCTTGTTTGGAAGGTTATACATGTTCACAAC TGTCATACAATCTTCGTATAAACTGTGGTGGAAAGGAGGTCTTAGTCAATAAAAGCACATATGATGATGATGTAGCTGATGGAGGTGACGTGAGATTTCTttggaatagaaacagaaattgGGCAGTTAGCACTACTGGTAACTATATGAATAATAACAACGAAACGGGAACTCATTTAGTCTCAAACAAATCCGTGCTTTCTATAGAGAATGTTGACCTATACATGACTGCACGAGCTTCTCCCATTTCATTGACTTATTATGGATTTTGCTTGCAAAATGGAAACTACACAATAATTCTGCATTTTGCTGAAATTGTGTTCACTGATGATCAAACATTTAGCAGCTTGGGAAGACGACTATTTGACATCTACATTCAG GGAGAACTAGTGCAGGAGGGCTTCAATATTGCAGAAGAAGCAGGTGGAAATCGTAAGGCAATCACAAAAAAATTTACAGCTGTTGTGAGCAGTAAAACCTTGGAGATACGATTGAATTGGGCTGGAAAAGGGACAACTGCACTCCCACAAAGATCAGTATATGGTCCTCTTATATCAGCTATAACTGTGAACTCAG ATAATCCACCTCCCATGCCCAATAGCATATCAGTAGGTGTTGTGGTTGGAATTGTGGTTGCAGTGGTAGTTGTTATCATCCTTGTGTTTGGTATATTTTGGTGGAAATGCTGCTTAAGGAAGAAAAGTTCCTTAGAAATCG AGCTAAGAGGTTTGGAGCTACGAACAGGTGTATTCACTTTAAGACAGATAAAAGTAGCAACAAACAACTTTGCTGAGGAGAATAAGATTGGAGAAGGAGGATTTGGTCCTGTGTACAAG GGATGTCTATCAGATGGGACATTAATAGCAGTAAAACTACTCTCTTCTAAATCAAGACAAGGGAATCGAGAGTTCTTAAATGAGATAGGAATGATTTCTGCTTTGCAGCATCCTCATCTTGTTAAACTATATGGATGTTGTGTGGAGGGAGATCACCTATTGTTGGTATATGAGTATATGGAAAACAATAGTCTTGCTCGTGCTTTATTTG GACCTGAAGAACAGCAAATAAGACTGGATTGGACAACAAGATACAAGATTTGCATTGGTATTGCTAGAGGTTTGGCATACCTCCACGAAGAATCAAGATTGAAGGTTGTTCATAGAGACATCAAGACCACTAATGTGTTGCTTGATAAAGATCTCAACCCAAAGATATCAGACTTTGGTTTGGCCAAACTCGATGAGGAAGATAATACTCATATTAGCACCCGAATAGCTGGAACATA TGGATATATGGCTCCAGAATATGCCATGCATGGTTACTTGACCGATAAAGCAGATGTCTATAGCTTTGGAATTGTTGTCTTGGAAATTATAAATGGAAGGAACAATATCATTCATCGACAAAACGAAGAATCATTCTCAATTCTTGATTgg GCACATATGTTGAAAGAGAAAGGTGATCTAATGGAGCTGGTGGATAGGAGATTGGGTTCAAACTTCAAGAAAGAGGAGGTATTGGTGACTATAAAAGTGGCTTTGTTATGCACTCAGGTGACTACAACACTTAGGCCAACAATGTCATCAGTAGTAAGCATATTGGAAGGTAAAAGTGTTGTTGATGAAGTTGTTACAGAAGCAAGTGAGGTGTTGGATGAGAAAAGGATGGAGGCAATGAGAAAATATTACAGTGAGCTAAGTATAGAAGTGCCATGGACTGCTTCATCTACTTCTGCATCAGATCTTTATCCAACACATCTTGATTCATCTTTTTTGGAGAAGAGAAATTATCTCTAA